A segment of the Bacillus sp. es.034 genome:
TTTTCGGGAAAAAGTGATCGAACAGGCAATCGAGTCGTACGGCGCCATTCATGTGGTCATCAATTCTGCAGGTATCTACCCTTCGACTCCGTTCTTGCAAATCACAGAAGCTGAATGGGACAGCGTTCTGGATTTGAATTTAAAGGCTGTCTTTTTCTTGAACCAGGCGGCTGCGAAAACAATGATCGACCGGAACATTAAAGGAAGGCTGGTGAATATCAGTTCAACAGCGAGTGAAGTCGCCAGACCGGGTGTTGCGCATTACTGCTCATCCAAAGCAGGGGTGAAAATGCTCACCCAAGTCCTGGCGCTGGAGTTGGCGCCCCATAGCATCAGGGTGAATGCACTGGGGCCGGGGTTAGTGGAAACCGATACTTTGATGAACACCCTGACAACCGAAACAGCCAGAAAAGAGCATGAAGAAAAGATTTCCTACAGTCCACTCAACAGAGCGGCACTCGTGGAGGAAATTGCCGATGGAGTCGTTTATTTCGCCAGCAGCCAGTCTTCTTATGTGACGGGCCAGACACTGCTTGTGGATGGAGGCTATGCAGCAGGAAGAATTTTTAAAAGCTTACAATAAGAGGAGGAACTCGCGTTGGAAGAGGTAGTACAGTTTATCAAAGATAAAGAAGCCGAGATGGTGGATCTGCTGAAGCAGATTGTGGAACATGAAACACCAACTGCAAATAAAGAACTGACAGACAAACTTGGTGCCTGGATTGCAGAGCAGTTTACGAGGTTGACGGGAGGCAGAACGGAGACGATTGTTAACGAACAATACGGAAACCATATCAGAGCTGAATGGGGCGAAGGAGAGGAACAAATTCTGTTCCTTGCTCACTTTGATACCGTGTGGCCGGAAGGGACAATTCAGGAGAAGCCTTTCAGAATTGTGGATGGAAAGGCCTTCGGGCCAGGAGTTTTCGACATGAAGGGAGGCATCATTCAAGGGCTTTTCGCTGTTCATGCCCTTCACTCCCTAGGGAAGAAGTTAAATAAACGTGTCGTATTTTTGTTCAATAGTGATGAGGAACTGGGAAGTCCCACTTCTCAAGAATTGATAGAGAAAGAAGCGGCCAGGAGTGAAAGGGTATTTGTCTTGGAGCCTGCGATGTCAACGGAAGGTGCGTTAAAAACATCAAGGAAAGGTGTCGGTATTTTTCAATTGAAGGTCGACGGAAAACCAGCACATTCCGGAATTGATCCGGAGAAAGGGGTAAGTGCAATAGGAGAGATAGCGTCTCAAATCAGTTATTTACATAGCCTGACGGATCTCTCCATCGGGACAACGGTGAACGTAGGAACAGTCAATGGCGGAACGTCCTCCAATGTCATCGCGGCAACCGCTGTGGCGGAAATTGATCTTCGTGTTAAAGCACAGGAGGAGTTTGAACGGGTCATTCCGATGATTGAAAATCTTGAACCACAAGATGAAAGAACCAGCCTTGTTGTAACAGGGGGAATCAACCGCCCTCCTCTTGAAAGAACCGAGGAGGTCAGGAAGATGTTCCAGAACGCGAAGTCATTGGCGGAACAATACTTAGGATTTGAATTGAAGGAAAAAGAAACGGGGGGCGGCAGTGATGGCAACTTCTCGGCACAGCTCGCACCTACCCTGGACGGACTTGGAGCAGTAGGAGACGGGGCTCACGCAAACCATGAACATTTGATTGTAAAGGAAATGCCGGTGCGCAGTGCTTTGGTAGCCCTGCTGCTGCTGGAATTCGGAAAGTAAATAAGGAAGGGGATTTTTATGGGTGAAATTGTATCGGACCAAAGCTTACTGGATAAAGTCAGCCAAGAAAAATTGATGGAATATACAAGGACAATTTCTTCCGAAGTCCGTTTGTCGGGGTCTGAGGAGGAATGGAGAGCGTTTTTATACGCTAAAGGGGTACTGGACGAATTGGGATTGAGGACGAAGTTGAAGACAAGTAAAGCCTTTGTCAGCTGGCCGATCTCAGCCGATATGAAAGTGGACGGTGTATCTTACCCATGTATTACCCATTCTATGGCCGTATCGACTGGCGGAGAGGGATTGAGCGGGGAGATAGTCTATATTGGGGCTGGAACAGATGAAGAATATGAGTCGGCAGAAGTGAAGGGCAAGGTGCTTTTGATTGACGGGCTGGCTATCCCAGGAGCAGTGGCAAAGGCACAGGAAGAAGGGGCAAAAGGGCTTGTATTCATCAATGCAGAGTACACTCATGAGATGATCGTTTCGACTGTATGGGGAAATCCGACTCCGCAAAAGCAGAACCAGTATCCAAATCTCCCTGTCATTTCAATTAACTACGCAGACGGAGAAAAAGTGAAGCAAAAGTTGAAAGGTAAAGAGAGCCTCCCGATTTGGTTTAAGACCGAGGTGGAAACAGGGTGGAAGGACATCCCTACATTGGAAGCTGAACTGAAGGGGACAGATCCAACTGGATCATTTGTACTGTTCAGCGGACATATCGATTCATGGCATTACGGCGCAATGGATAATGGAACTGCCAATGCGGTGATGTTAGAGGTGGCCAGGGTTCTATCCGAAGAAAAAGTGGAGTTGAACCGGTCTCTGCGTTTCGCTTTCTGGTCCGGCCACTCCCACGGACGGTATGCGGGCTCGGCCTTATACTGTGATGAAAACTGGGAGGAATTGTATGAGTCTTGTGTCTTACATGTAAATATTGATTCGGTCGGGGCCAAGGAGTCGGTTGTTTTGACAGAAGGAAACTGTATGGCTGAAACGAAGGATATAGCCGGGCAGGTGATCAAGGATCAAGTGTCTGAAGAATACGAAGGCTCCCGATTTGGAAGAGCCGGAGACCAATCTTTTTGGGGGCCTGGAGTTCCTTCCTTATTAATGGGCTTATCCGAACAAGTACCGGCCACGACCGCTGCTGCACAAGCATTTACCCGATTGTTTGGCGCTGGCAAAGGCGGTGGATTCGGCTGGTGGTGGCATACCACTGAAGATACGATGGATAAAATTGATCCCGAATTTCTAGAGAGGGATTGCAGAATCTACCTTTCTATTATCGACAAAGCCTGCACAAGTGACGTGCTGCCGATTGATCAGCGGAAAGCGGTAGAAGAACTGAAATCTCATCTGGTTCACTATCAAGAAGCAGCCCCGGAGCTGAAGAAGCTTTCTATTGCTCTAAGCAGAATCAGCCAGCTGCATAATAAAATCAAGAGTGTCTATGAAAGGATAGAATCTGAGAATCTATCAGACGAACAGCTGGCCGAAGCCAATCGCTGGATTCATTCGCTTTCCAAAGGGCTCGTCCACCTTAACTATGTTGGCGGAAATGTATTTGATCACGATCAGGCGATGGGGCAACCGCCGATTCCTTTGCTTGCCGACATTTTAAAATGGAAAGAGATCACTGAAAACGAGCCGGAACACTTTGTATTTCTGACAGGCATAAATCGAAACCTGAATCAGGTCAACTTTATTTTGAAGGAGCTTTTGGAGAAAGCGGGTCAAACGAGCTTACTGAAGGAGGGGTAGAATGGCGGGTCTATTTGACTCTTATCAATTGAAGGATCTTTTGCTGAAAAATAGAATCGTTCTATCTCCGATGTGTCAGTACCAGGCAAAAAATGAAAAAGGGATTCCGGAGATGTGGCATATGATTCACTTGGTTTCCCGTGCCATCGGAGGTACAGGTCTGGTCCTGACGGAAATGACCAATGTCGAGGCGAGGGGAAGGATTACAGAGAATTGCTTAGGGATCTACAGTGATGAACAAATGGAGGAATTCAAAAAGATCAATGAGCAGATTCATCACCACGGTGCCAAGAGCGGCATCCAGATTGCTCATGCGGGCAGGAAATCTGTCATTAAAAATGGAGATATCGTCGGTCCATCAGCGATTCCTTTTTCACCTGATTCTCCGGTGCCGAGAGAGTTGAGCAAGGGTGAAATTGAAGAGATCATTGAAGCCTTTTATCTTGGGGCGAAAAGGTCGGTGGCAGCAGGCTTTGATACTATCGAAATCCATGGTGCCCATGGATATCTTCTTCATCAGTTCCTTTCCCCGGCTTCCAATCACCGGAATGATGAGTTTGGCGACCCTGCTGAGTTTCCAGTCAGAGTCATCAAAGCCATCAAAGAGGCAGTGCCGGATACTATGCCGGTCATGTTCAGGATTTCTGCCGTCGAGTATGTGGAAGGCGGTTATTCCTTTGAAGATACACTGTCAAACTGCAAGAAGTTCATCGCGGCGGGGGTGGATCTGTTTGATGTCAGTACAGGGGCAAACTCACCGATAAAACCGGTTGTCTACCCGGGGTATCAAGTGAAATATGCTGCAAGGATCAAGCAGGAATTAAAGATTCCTGTCATGTCGGTCGGAAAGCTTGAAACCCCGCAGCTCGCTGAAGCGGTTGTTCAGGATGGGCTGGCAGATCTGATTTGTATCGGAAAAGGCATGCTCCGTCAGCCTTATTGGGCAAAAGAGGCTGCTGAAGTATTGAGCAAGGAACTTGACCTCCCAGGGGTCTATAATATGGGATTCTAAAGGAAAAGCGGAGAGGAAGTGCAAGCCATGAAAATTACAATCATCGGAGCTGGAGCGATAGGCGGGGTCGTTGGCGCTTACTTAGCAAAAGCAGGAGAAGACATCCAGTTTGTGGATATTAATTCAGAACATGTGAACACCATGAATGAAAAGGGATTGACCATATCAGTCAAAGAAAATACGTTTACCGTCCCAGTTAAAGCTTTTACGATGGAGGAACTGGTTAAATCTGATCAAGAGCTCGAGGTTGTCTTTTTATGTGTAAAAGCCTTGCATACGAAAGAAGCAGTGAAACAGTTCAAACACTTGCTTCGGGAAGATTCCTTTGTGGTTTCGTTTCAAAATGGCTTATGTGAATATGAAATAGCTGAGGAAATCGGTGCGGATAGGACAGTGGGCTGTTTTATTAACCTGTTCGCAGACTACCAGGAGCCCGGTCTTATTGAATATGGCGGAGTGGGAAGCTTGTATATAGGAGAAGTGAATGGACCTGTGACGTCCAGAGTCGAAAAGCTGATATCCCTGCTGGCTGCCTGGGGAGAAGCAAAAGCGACAGACAACATTTTAGGCTATTTATGGAGCAAACTATCGTACGGGGCGGTATTGACAGCCACCGCTACTACCAATGAAACGATCGCAGATGTTCTTGATAACCCGCAGTATCATGAATTAATCGTTAATCTCACAAGGGAGGTAATAAGTGTAGCGGAGAGGAAGGGAATCGTCCCGAAAAGCTTTGATGACTGGGAGCCAAAAGTTGTTGCACATTCAGATTATGATGGCGTGAGGGAACAGCTTCATATACTCACCAAACGGTTGCGTGGTTACACCAAAACCAGAACAGGAATCTGGCGTGATCTTGCAGTCAGAAAAAGAAAAACGGAAGTCCCTCAGCAGCTCCTGCCCGTCATTGCAGATGGCCGAAAGCTGAATCTTGAACTTCCTCTCACAACTGCACTCGTCCAGATGATATTAGATATTGAACTGGGAAAGAGGCAGATGCAGATCGACAATTTGGATGAACTTGCAAGATTGTCGGATGCTTCTAGTGTGTCGTAATTGGGACACAGGTGAGGACAAAGGGACAGGTTCCTCGTCCTACCAAATTTTCACAAATGTATTTTCGGGCACTGGATGTTCCTGACGCAGCCATCCTCCTTACTACAGTTTGCCAAGTAATTAATTTACCATGCAACGCCAGATACATTTACCAATAGAAAAAAGCCCTACCGATTAAGTTTCTAGTAATCTTGTAGGGCTTTTATTTGAGACAAGAACATGGCTTCACCTTACCTTTATTTCAGGAAGAAGATTATAAATGAGATTTGTATCCTTTTCGTTCACAAGGTCGATAAGCAAATGAAGATCTTTATATTTCTATTAAAAAGAAGTATAAGTAAAGAGGTGATATATATTTGCCCAGGAAAGCCCAAAAGAAAAACAGCTTGGGTATTTATCATATTGTCTTTAGAGGCATCAACCGCCAGATAGAAAACATAGAATGAGATCAGGGTTACATCCGGGAAAAGCTGCTCAGAATGAGAGAGAGATTGCTGGGATCTTGAAACAGAGAAATTTAAATATTCTTTGTGAATCCCTCGCACCTTCGTGCCCTTCCAATACCCCACTCCTCTACAAGCTCTTCTTAATTCCAATCTCGTTGTCTTCTTTCCGTTTTACCCTTTAGTGAAATGCTGATGAATGTGGCCGGGACGGTGAACCTATCCCCCTGTCCCTTTATTTATTTAAATACCTCCACAATGTTGTCCGGCTGATGCCAAGCTGCTCAGCTGCTAAAGTCTGGTTGCCGTTATGCTGGTCAATGACCAGCTTAATCAGCTCTAAATTAAATTCATGTAAGGTTTTGCTGCTGTTCAATGAAATATTCATTCCTTCTTCTGTATGAGGAATATTCCCAACAATTTTCTGCTTGCTCAGTATACTATTGACATTAGTGCTCGATATATAGAGGGATTTAGATAAGAATACTAATTCGGTTAGGACTTGTTTTAATTGTTGGAAATTCCCTGGCCAATTAAATTGGGAAAGGGCAGCCAGTGCCTTGGGCTCGTACCCGAGGATATCGGTATTATTTTCAATATTTACCTTGTTTAGAAATATCGTTAATATCACTGAGATTTCATTTTTTCTTTCTCTTAATGCAGGAAGATGAAGACTTATACAATTCACTCTTCTCATTAATTCTTTATAGGATTCTGATGTAATTCCCTCAGACGTTTTTTCGCAAAAAATGATCAGTCGATTATTTAAGTGGAAGTTCGTAGATTCCATAATCGTGAGTAACTTTTCGAGGTTTTCATTTGAAATTTTATCAAAGTAGTTAAATTGAATTGTATTACCAACTTTAAGGAAAGGGCCGTTACTTGTGTTTAAAAGATGTTTCCACATTGTATCATTGAGTAAGTTGGAATTAATCGAAATCAATGTATGATTGTTAGTATTTTGGCTGGTGAATACACTTTGCGAAACGATCTCTTTCCCGGTGCCTCTTTCTCCCAGTACGATTATCGGCGAATTACTTGAGTTGATTTGTTTGATTTTCTCGGCGATTTCGTACGTGATAATAGGATTTTTGTATAAGTTTTTATTTATTTTTTGTTCCACTTCTGACTTATCTTCATATGTAACTCCGAATTTAGAGCTCATGATCGGTGTTACCGATTTTTGGACCGTTACAATATAGTAAGTATCATCAGTCTTATTTGAAATCGTTACTTTTAAGTTATATAGAGTGTTGTGTATTGAATGGTAATAAGTATGTGATTCATTGAATGGAGTGTTCTCTTTTTTATTCAGCAAATAGTGATAGATGGAGTCATTAATTTGCGGATCTAAACTTGAATAAATCAATTCAAACTGACTGGATAAAATCAAGCAGTCCGTTTTGGAATTTTCAATTGCTTCTATAAATAAGCTGTTTTGTAATTTAAATTTTTGAAGGTGGGTAGTCAGCTCTATTGCTTGTTCAAAAGTATGTTTAATGCTTTCACTTCCTGATGTAATAAGGATTGTATTAAACGAAATTTCCAGTGCCAGTTTATTCGTTATGGCATCGCAAAGAACTAATTCAATGCCGCTGCTTTCTAGTGATCTTAGTAGACTTAACGTATCACTTGAATCATCTATCGTATAGATCTCTACAGAGTAATCCAATATGTCACAGATCAAATGGGCCGTTTCAGTAATACTTGAATACCCTACAATGGCAAATTTAGAGGTATAGTTCGTTGCTAATTTGATTGCTCCTATTATGTCATAAACAGATATTGAAACATCGATAACTGGGATGGATATATTCTTCCTGATTAGGTCGGCTGTACCTCCCCGTGATATGACAATATCGTAATCGTTATGAATTTCCTTCAGGGCCAGATTCTTCCCTTCCTGTAAATCCCCAGTATACGTTTTGAGCAAAAGGTTAGTGAAAGTAGATCCTACATTTTCCATTGAGTATCTTAACTCTTCATAAGGTGCGATACCAAGGATTTTGATTATCTTTTGCATTTGAATTCCCCTTGTGTGTTTCTTTTTTAAACACTTTAGCACGAATTTCTGAATTTTGGTAGCGCTTTCTGTTTTTGGGTTTCAAATTGAAACAACAAAACTTAAATTTTTGTTTTTTTAGATAAATTATCATCCTATAATCAACTTATAAGGTACTAAGGTGGTGGACAGATGATAAGGGTACTTATAATTGCCGATGATTTTACGGGAGCACTTGATACTGGCGTCCAGTTCTCTAATTACGGTGTTCATACTGTAGTGACCTCTGATTTAGAGTTTGAATTTGATGAAACGACAGATGGAATAGAAGTGCTGGTTTTTAATACGGAATCAAGGTATTTGAATAAAAATGAAGCATATGAAGTGATTAAGAAGATAGCCTTAAAAGCTAAGGAAGAAAATATTCAATATATCTTTAAGAAAGTTGATTCAGCCTTAAGAGGAAATGTCGCTTCTGAGTTGAAGGCATTGAGTGATGTTTTCGAAGATGGACCCATTCCTTTTATACCGGCGTACCCGGAACAAAATCGCTACAGCTGCGAAGGAATATTACTTATAGATTCTGTACCAGTAAATGAAAGCGTTTTTGGGAAAGATCCATACGAACCAGTAACGGAAAGCCATATCCCGGCTCTTCTGCTGAAAGAAGCAGAACTAACAACATATATTACAAAAAAATATACCATCCCGCCAAATGAAGAAAGAATTTTGTTAATGGAAAGCCACTCTGATGAGGAGATGGTATCTCAAGGAAATGACCTATTAATGAATGGTGCATTGAATATAACGGTGGGATGTGCAGGGTTTGCTAAAGCATTGGCACATATTATTTATAAAAAAAGGGATACACCCGAAGACGATAGTTACCTTTCATTATTGATTGTATGTGGAAGTGTTAATCCGGTAACAAAGAAACAAATTGTTTTTGCGGAAATGAATGGTTTCGAAAGAATATCTTTAATGATCGAGCAGCTTTGGGATAAGCACTATTGGGATACAGTAAAGGGGCAAGAAAATATAAACCGCTATTTAAAAAATGAAAGCCCTTTAATGTTTGAAACCTTTGGGAATGTATCGGAAGATCAAGTGAATCGGCTGGCTGATCAAAGTCATGAACTAAGATTCAGGATAGCACAGTCACTCGGATATTTAGTGAAAAATCTTATGTCAAAAGGTAATAAGAGAACATGGTTATTTACTGGGGGAGATACCTTATTTCAATCGATGAGAGTATTGGGGATTACAGAAGTTAAACCTCTGAAAGAATTATTCCCTGGAATTGTTCTTGGGACGATTGATTTTCAGGAGGAAAAACATTATGTCATTACCAAATCAGGAGGATTCGGTGATGAAGATCTATTTGTAAAATTAAATGAATTGAATAAAGAAAGAGGAGATGCGAAATATGTTGAATCAGTTTAATTTAAAGATGCCGACAAATGTGTTTGCAGGTCCGGATGCCATGCAAAACCTCCATGCCATTCTCAAAGACGGTGTGGCAAAGATCACCATCTTTACAGGTGAACACATATATAAACTTGGGTTGCTCGACGAGGTCATCCGTATTTTAGAAAAGAATGATATCAAGTACGACATTTTATCTGATATACCAGCAGAGCCATCTTATTTACAGGCTCAAGAAGTCATTGACCAGTTTAAAGCATTGAACTCTGATCTGATCATCGGAGTAGGCGGCGGAAGCGTGATGGATATAGCTAAATTGGCATCAGTGTTATCTACTGATGATTATACGGTGAAGGATCTGCTGGATGATCCGTTACTAGCTAAAAAGCAAGTACCTTCATTGATGATTCCTACCACAGCGGGTACAGGATCTGAAGCGACTCCCAACAGCATTGTAGGTGTACCTGAAAAGGATTTAAAAGT
Coding sequences within it:
- a CDS encoding SDR family NAD(P)-dependent oxidoreductase, whose translation is MGNELFRGETVLITGAGSGIGKGIAERFADEGANLCLVDINEEKLSEVKAGLEKKDRSYQKINTQAGDLCEASFREKVIEQAIESYGAIHVVINSAGIYPSTPFLQITEAEWDSVLDLNLKAVFFLNQAAAKTMIDRNIKGRLVNISSTASEVARPGVAHYCSSKAGVKMLTQVLALELAPHSIRVNALGPGLVETDTLMNTLTTETARKEHEEKISYSPLNRAALVEEIADGVVYFASSQSSYVTGQTLLVDGGYAAGRIFKSLQ
- a CDS encoding M20 family metallopeptidase, with protein sequence MEEVVQFIKDKEAEMVDLLKQIVEHETPTANKELTDKLGAWIAEQFTRLTGGRTETIVNEQYGNHIRAEWGEGEEQILFLAHFDTVWPEGTIQEKPFRIVDGKAFGPGVFDMKGGIIQGLFAVHALHSLGKKLNKRVVFLFNSDEELGSPTSQELIEKEAARSERVFVLEPAMSTEGALKTSRKGVGIFQLKVDGKPAHSGIDPEKGVSAIGEIASQISYLHSLTDLSIGTTVNVGTVNGGTSSNVIAATAVAEIDLRVKAQEEFERVIPMIENLEPQDERTSLVVTGGINRPPLERTEEVRKMFQNAKSLAEQYLGFELKEKETGGGSDGNFSAQLAPTLDGLGAVGDGAHANHEHLIVKEMPVRSALVALLLLEFGK
- a CDS encoding M28 family peptidase: MGEIVSDQSLLDKVSQEKLMEYTRTISSEVRLSGSEEEWRAFLYAKGVLDELGLRTKLKTSKAFVSWPISADMKVDGVSYPCITHSMAVSTGGEGLSGEIVYIGAGTDEEYESAEVKGKVLLIDGLAIPGAVAKAQEEGAKGLVFINAEYTHEMIVSTVWGNPTPQKQNQYPNLPVISINYADGEKVKQKLKGKESLPIWFKTEVETGWKDIPTLEAELKGTDPTGSFVLFSGHIDSWHYGAMDNGTANAVMLEVARVLSEEKVELNRSLRFAFWSGHSHGRYAGSALYCDENWEELYESCVLHVNIDSVGAKESVVLTEGNCMAETKDIAGQVIKDQVSEEYEGSRFGRAGDQSFWGPGVPSLLMGLSEQVPATTAAAQAFTRLFGAGKGGGFGWWWHTTEDTMDKIDPEFLERDCRIYLSIIDKACTSDVLPIDQRKAVEELKSHLVHYQEAAPELKKLSIALSRISQLHNKIKSVYERIESENLSDEQLAEANRWIHSLSKGLVHLNYVGGNVFDHDQAMGQPPIPLLADILKWKEITENEPEHFVFLTGINRNLNQVNFILKELLEKAGQTSLLKEG
- a CDS encoding NADH:flavin oxidoreductase/NADH oxidase; the protein is MAGLFDSYQLKDLLLKNRIVLSPMCQYQAKNEKGIPEMWHMIHLVSRAIGGTGLVLTEMTNVEARGRITENCLGIYSDEQMEEFKKINEQIHHHGAKSGIQIAHAGRKSVIKNGDIVGPSAIPFSPDSPVPRELSKGEIEEIIEAFYLGAKRSVAAGFDTIEIHGAHGYLLHQFLSPASNHRNDEFGDPAEFPVRVIKAIKEAVPDTMPVMFRISAVEYVEGGYSFEDTLSNCKKFIAAGVDLFDVSTGANSPIKPVVYPGYQVKYAARIKQELKIPVMSVGKLETPQLAEAVVQDGLADLICIGKGMLRQPYWAKEAAEVLSKELDLPGVYNMGF
- a CDS encoding 2-dehydropantoate 2-reductase; the protein is MKITIIGAGAIGGVVGAYLAKAGEDIQFVDINSEHVNTMNEKGLTISVKENTFTVPVKAFTMEELVKSDQELEVVFLCVKALHTKEAVKQFKHLLREDSFVVSFQNGLCEYEIAEEIGADRTVGCFINLFADYQEPGLIEYGGVGSLYIGEVNGPVTSRVEKLISLLAAWGEAKATDNILGYLWSKLSYGAVLTATATTNETIADVLDNPQYHELIVNLTREVISVAERKGIVPKSFDDWEPKVVAHSDYDGVREQLHILTKRLRGYTKTRTGIWRDLAVRKRKTEVPQQLLPVIADGRKLNLELPLTTALVQMILDIELGKRQMQIDNLDELARLSDASSVS
- a CDS encoding sigma-54-dependent transcriptional regulator is translated as MQKIIKILGIAPYEELRYSMENVGSTFTNLLLKTYTGDLQEGKNLALKEIHNDYDIVISRGGTADLIRKNISIPVIDVSISVYDIIGAIKLATNYTSKFAIVGYSSITETAHLICDILDYSVEIYTIDDSSDTLSLLRSLESSGIELVLCDAITNKLALEISFNTILITSGSESIKHTFEQAIELTTHLQKFKLQNSLFIEAIENSKTDCLILSSQFELIYSSLDPQINDSIYHYLLNKKENTPFNESHTYYHSIHNTLYNLKVTISNKTDDTYYIVTVQKSVTPIMSSKFGVTYEDKSEVEQKINKNLYKNPIITYEIAEKIKQINSSNSPIIVLGERGTGKEIVSQSVFTSQNTNNHTLISINSNLLNDTMWKHLLNTSNGPFLKVGNTIQFNYFDKISNENLEKLLTIMESTNFHLNNRLIIFCEKTSEGITSESYKELMRRVNCISLHLPALRERKNEISVILTIFLNKVNIENNTDILGYEPKALAALSQFNWPGNFQQLKQVLTELVFLSKSLYISSTNVNSILSKQKIVGNIPHTEEGMNISLNSSKTLHEFNLELIKLVIDQHNGNQTLAAEQLGISRTTLWRYLNK
- a CDS encoding four-carbon acid sugar kinase family protein; the encoded protein is MIRVLIIADDFTGALDTGVQFSNYGVHTVVTSDLEFEFDETTDGIEVLVFNTESRYLNKNEAYEVIKKIALKAKEENIQYIFKKVDSALRGNVASELKALSDVFEDGPIPFIPAYPEQNRYSCEGILLIDSVPVNESVFGKDPYEPVTESHIPALLLKEAELTTYITKKYTIPPNEERILLMESHSDEEMVSQGNDLLMNGALNITVGCAGFAKALAHIIYKKRDTPEDDSYLSLLIVCGSVNPVTKKQIVFAEMNGFERISLMIEQLWDKHYWDTVKGQENINRYLKNESPLMFETFGNVSEDQVNRLADQSHELRFRIAQSLGYLVKNLMSKGNKRTWLFTGGDTLFQSMRVLGITEVKPLKELFPGIVLGTIDFQEEKHYVITKSGGFGDEDLFVKLNELNKERGDAKYVESV